Within the Medicago truncatula cultivar Jemalong A17 chromosome 4, MtrunA17r5.0-ANR, whole genome shotgun sequence genome, the region GAAGATATAGCTGTGATATTTAACAAGGCAGACAAGGACAGTTCCGGAATGTTAGATCTTAAAGAATTTCAAAACGTTGTCGGTGACATTATTGAGAGGTATCCACAAGTAGacatttatttaaagaagaatCAAATGAAAGAGATGGCCACTTTGCTAAGTAAATCTCAGGAAAGCCCTACTACAGAAGTGGACATTGAATACTTCAAACAAGCTCTTTCGAAAGTTGATTCTCAGATGAAAAATCTACCTGCAACTGCTCAGGTAAATCTTACTTTTATATCTGTATTTCCTgctaaaaaaatttacttatatatattttggttgtTGCTTCCAACATCGAATCATTCCAGGTAGCTGCTCAACAAGGAGCCTATCTTGCAGACTGTTTCAACCGCATGGAATTGTGCGAGAAATATCCAGAAGGCCCTCTAAGGTTTAGGGGAACAGGACGCCATCAGTTTCATGCCTTCAGGTACGTCGAATGCACAATTTAATCTTTAACTTTGctatcaaatttttgaatcgTTGTTTTAGAAAGAATCGCTATTGCAATCCTTGATATCGCAGAAAATTTTGGTAAAATAAGTCTGACTGGTGCGGCCTTGGTTGTGTTTGCATTATATTGTTGTTGAGACATCAAAAATCATAACGTCGCAGCCCAGATTGCAACTTTGATGAGctcatatgaaataaaatataaaataatttttgtgtgTCCAATCGATGCAATGAGATTTAAACCTAGAAATTCATACGCATAGTGCCCAAATCCTTCGCCACTAGACCAAACCAAGGCTCATGGCTTAAATGGATTTACATAGTTACTTAGTAATGGATCATACTACAAAAGTAAGTGGCTACTGGCTAATTCATTTCGATATATTTGGAAAAAGGTACTCGCATTTTGGACAATTTGCTCCTCTCGGGGCAGAACAAACAGCAGCTCAGCTTCCGGGAGATTGGGTTTCAATTGGACACAGCAGTCAGTGGTTGTGGTATTCGGTATATGTAAGGTATTTTTACGTTCAATAAATGTAAACTTCGATAAATGTTTGGTATATATGCTTTTATTTCATCCTCTAACGATTCCTAAAAACATGCAGCAAACTAGTCAGCTGGAGAACAAGAGCTTTGGTGGTATCTGATTGGGGAAGGCGATTCGTATTTGGCAGAGACTCGAGTCAATTATGAGATCTAGTTTCAAAGCTTGCACTACACTTAAGAGCATTTTTCATATAGATTTTATTGCCATGAGAAAAACACATGATCCAAGTATAAAGAACATTCTATGAATTCCTCATCTTAAAGAACATATCTTTTGCAATTCATATCGGTAACTGGTTCCATGTTTTGAGCTTGTTGTTTTGTTGGCGAAAATCGTACTTACTAAATGATCTTTATATGTAGACACCACtgagaaaattacataacaCAGAAATTTTTGTAGTTCAGCAGCTCTTGTTTATGTTTACCAAAATACTTCGATAAATGTATCAACTGTCGCAAATATTAAAGGTTTGATTGGAATAAAAATGATTTCCTGATATGACCAGAAGCTTGGATTCATCTAATGCGATGCAACTTGTCTTTCTTGCTGAACAAGCAAAGAGTATACTTTGCCAATACCGAAAAGAGGAACCATTAACATGATTTGAGACGTCACAACTGAGTATTGCTCATTGAGTCCTTTGAGAAAACGTATCATTTGATTAGAATCTTTATACTTACGCACTATGAAGGATACGCGTAAATAGCCTCCGAATCGTATCTGATACGCCAATCGATACGTATTTAAGGAGTAtcgaaaaatttataattaaaaaaagaattaaaataaaaaattccaatACGTCACCGACACGCCGCGATACACCGTCGACACATCTCCGATAAGCCTAAGATACGTCTAACTTTTTAGCTTTCCTCTCCTTATTCATAACACTTCTAacgttttcttcaaaaaaatacttCTAACGTTGAGAATATTTCAATGTTTCGATAGTTACCCAATAGTTAATAtcattaaaacataaaaaaattgtatagaaTCATTTTCATGAGTCGAACTAGCAATGAACCTCGCTATTGAATTGAAGAAGATGGAGTGCTTGCCTAACTATTGAACCAATGAAACAATTGATGTTTAATATTGAAGCCATTGGTATATATTCTTTCAAATTAACAGGTTACAATCTAATGAAAAATTGTTCCTTCTctataaaaagagacaaattATTAGCAAAACAACATGAATTTGCTTATTTCATATGCCAATTTCGTTATCCAAAAATTTTAGAGTCCAAATTCTAGCGGACCCTGGTTTAATAGATCAAAACCTATAAAATGTATGGAACGACCCTGCCTAACAAATTccaattttcttaattataatAGCTTGATTCTAATATTGGTTCATTATACATTTTCTGATTACAACATTGTGATGGTGTTTGAATCatctattttaatttgaaaaatgctAACTATTGTCTTTAGACACTAATTAAGaagataaatatattaaaatatcattttgtaTGGTCAGATACCATAaagatctaaaaataaaatattcttcaAATCACTTTGTATAATCCAATGTCACAAaggtttaaaaataaataatttgtaatttaaagaaaaaatatataatttttttgacttaaatgcacttttcatcctctatattttaaaaagttgcgattttaatcccttataaaaaaatttagatattttgacacctaattattttcataatacaaaacttTTCTCATTtgagaaactaaaaaattatattggagTTTGAAGGATTTTGAAGGACTTatgtgaatttttcaaatttaatttatattgttataatattcttaatattaaaaatatatgaattataaGCACTAGTTTATcactatctaaaaaaaattgaatggtttctctattttcatttgacttaaatatgtatttgattcttgcaattaggggtcgtttaaaaattggtctctgtattcgctaatccttccaatcattaatcatttaaaatttagtcctttaccaacttaatcactgccacgtcactaatttgatgacgtggcaatcactgccaaacatgaaattccaattttgcccttaagaagaggacaaaatattgaagaaagaattggaaatccaggggtaaaattggaatttcatatggtgtgacagtgattaagtagggagagggacgaaattttaaatgattaaacaatacaTGGATAAATTGCCAGAATTAGCGATTACAGGGattaatttttaaacgacccctaattataaggatcaaatacatatttcaaccttttcatttatatttctcACCCTCCAAAGTTCTCCCCTCCCTCCGAACTCCACCAATTTATACAAATACCCCAAAACCGATTCTCTCTTAACTCAATTTTTCTAACGCCATTAAATTGATCGGGAAAATAGAATTATGATTCTTTTCTATATCAAATTAGACAACTTCCAAACCAAAGAAACTAAATTAAAGAAAACTTTAAATTTAGCAATGCTCAACACTATCATTGATCAAAATTTACAAGAATACTTAACACACTTAATAGTTAAGCATTGtttccaaaatataaaaaaatatagccCCTTTAATTGGGACCCCAACAGCTTAAGTACATGACCGTCCTCAATGACTCCTCAGACTGATTTGGCTTGTCATCTTTTAGTCTTTTAGAAATCatagaagaggatgaagaagaaAGCTTCTTTGCTTGAGAGAAAGATCTAACATTGTTTTTGACATGTTGTTGAGCTAATTTCAAAGCATAATTCCATCTACATATGCCTAATTGGTCTTTCAAGGCTTCCACAACACCAACACTAGCTGCCACTGTCCAAGCTCTTATTCCTGAACTCATCTTTGTGTATTGAAAAGTAAGTAATTATGTAAATTGTAACTATTGTGTTCTTGTTGGATTTTTGAAATGTGAAGAATGATGAAATGGATATGAAGTTGTACTCTTTATATAAAGAAGTTTATGGCCAGAGGTTTTTGGGAAAACCAGGGGTAGGAAGCTAGTGGTTTTTAAGAAAGCCAATGGATTGTTTTATGATGTATCATAATCCAAGTTACACGCATCATGGGTTGTAATCAACACGTGTCTTTGTCACCGAATTTGTTGCAAGCAAAACCAATGACTACTTAAGTTCAATCAGATTGGCttacacatttatttttttaggcaaattttatggtacatccaataaatttgggtgtatcggtatatcaagtcgtaaaattaataataaatgagttgtttttttgaagaaaaataattattttctatcattgacaactaagataattaaattttatatactaaaagtttcgacgaaataaaatttaatttttaagaatttttattactcataacaatgaatattgattattttttatgacaaaatgtaaattttgtaatatgatccttataaacaatgaaatgatggtttttcttatgaaatgatattttctaaaatataaatattgacaaatacctttttatttcattaaagtgatctttaatttatatattttgtgaaacaagagtaccggtacactcaaaattgtgagtgtaccatagaagttcccatTTTTTTATGGGTATTGTTAACCAGTGTTTCGAAACACTGCTTAAGAAATCTATAAATAGAATTTCTGTCTtggaaatataaatagaatcaTATTTGCTTCCACATTGTGTTATGCTTGCTCCtaataaaagaagagaaatgatatttgttcaaccactttatgacaactttttgatAACCTTCTCTCTAATAttcacattatactcttattctctctcttcttttttctctcttcattatttttgaccaatgaaaagagagaaaaaaaagttgtcacaagagttgtctcaaatggatgttcaaatatcactactcatacAAGAAAAGTCTTGTACTAGTATTAAAATGGGATCACTAAAATAGTTAGAGAAAAGGGATATGTGTGGACTAGGTCGgatatgtattttgtttttgtttctggatcaagaaaaaaaataaatcgaTCCAATAATTAAAACAGTAAGAGATATTCTTACATAGACACAAAATTTAAGCGCacatataaatcaaaaatattaaaagataaataaaataatcacatcaATCAATATCTCTTTAATCCTctccttttaaattttttgaatttcatgtGTATTTGTCTAACAAGTAATATTTAGTGCTGTGTCTAATCAAGTATTTTTCAAACACTAAAGTTAATAGAAAATATTCTTTAACATTCTAACAATGGAGAAATGATGATTGACAAGAAAAATGGAAAGTAAATTGATAAAGTTACTCTTCATTCATTCTAACATTAATGTTACACCacttttatttatcaattaataattacatcatttgtttataaaaacttatttgtttTGCTTACTTAACTTATCAGAAATAATAGGATCAAAGAGATTGAGATTAACTTCATAGGAAAAGTATAATTGATAGGAAGAAACATAGGAAAAACTCTTAGAATTCATTATAAATTGTATTTAAAAAGATTGATGAATGAGTATATGGTTGGTCCTTTTATAGACCTCAATTACCCTAACTACTTGTAACTAACTATAGTTCTTTCTAACTCACATTTAACCAACTCTAACTACCTTAACTAACTCTAGTTATCTCAACATAACTAATGTTATTGGACCTCATTTAACATtctccttttttcttttggataaaattttctcactttttttATAATCTCTTTAGTAAGGGTCGATCTTGCAGGAATTTTGTCCTCCAAGTCCATTAGTTCAATAATTTGCATTTTTCCATTATATTCACTCAATTTCTCGTGTGGGTTGTTGTAGCATTCTACACTCGTTATATTTGTAATTCAGTTACAAATGACATATTTAATACTcttaaaaacaacaaccaagttATATCCTATTAAATGGG harbors:
- the LOC25492066 gene encoding uncharacterized protein; protein product: MSSGIRAWTVAASVGVVEALKDQLGICRWNYALKLAQQHVKNNVRSFSQAKKLSSSSSSMISKRLKDDKPNQSEESLRTVMYLSCWGPN